The Thermococcus sp. M39 genome window below encodes:
- a CDS encoding coiled-coil protein, with translation MQVKVDPEEIKRIKAEIEALEKEKREIQAKLEELQKELNIWIQRRDEKNNEVKQLRQKAREYRQKRDEVNKQIQELKKNREEINAKLDLLYQEILEYRTKRDEYNQLRRLRMPKEKIEERIEKLEWELQTNPNITPEREKQIVDQIQVLATELEIIQQAERFHQRLQEARKKVESLKKARRAISLEIQKLANQSQQFHEQMIKAYQQADEIKKEADEYHQKVIELREKIREVRRQLREIERKIMEYDEKHKELIAYKLVARMRAKRDATFEKAVEALEKFKRGEKLTLDEILLLQRYNLV, from the coding sequence ATGCAAGTAAAAGTGGATCCAGAAGAAATTAAGAGAATAAAAGCAGAGATTGAAGCTCTTGAAAAAGAGAAGAGAGAAATTCAAGCCAAGCTTGAGGAGCTTCAAAAGGAGTTGAATATTTGGATACAGAGAAGAGATGAAAAGAATAATGAAGTTAAGCAGCTTAGACAAAAGGCTAGAGAATATAGGCAAAAGAGAGATGAAGTAAACAAGCAAATACAAGAGCTCAAAAAGAACAGAGAAGAGATCAATGCAAAGCTTGACCTTCTTTATCAGGAGATCCTTGAGTATAGGACAAAGAGGGATGAATATAATCAGCTGAGAAGGCTTAGAATGCCAAAGGAGAAAATTGAAGAGAGAATTGAGAAGCTTGAATGGGAGCTTCAGACAAATCCAAACATAACTCCTGAGAGGGAAAAGCAGATTGTTGATCAGATTCAGGTTTTGGCGACGGAGCTTGAGATAATCCAGCAGGCAGAGAGGTTCCACCAGAGGCTTCAGGAGGCTAGAAAGAAAGTCGAGAGCTTGAAGAAGGCAAGAAGAGCAATAAGCTTGGAGATTCAAAAGCTGGCAAACCAAAGCCAGCAGTTCCATGAGCAGATGATTAAAGCATACCAGCAAGCAGATGAGATAAAGAAGGAAGCAGATGAATATCACCAGAAAGTTATCGAGCTTAGGGAGAAAATAAGAGAAGTCAGGAGACAGCTCCGTGAGATTGAGAGGAAGATCATGGAATACGACGAGAAGCACAAGGAATTAATTGCTTACAAGCTTGTTGCAAGGATGAGGGCAAAGAGAGATGCAACATTTGAGAAAGCTGTTGAAGCACTGGAGAAGTTCAAGCGCGGTGAAAAGCTTACGCTGGATGAAATTCTGTTGCTGCAGAGATACAACCTGGTGTGA
- a CDS encoding CGP-CTERM sorting domain-containing protein, whose product MRKGIVLVLMFITALSFANQAFAYEPQRLFDIEMYITVYPSGTAMVKINAKLIDPAFIAHLTNLNISNPQSANNEFQKMVYSLIYRNFKREVEEKSKEAMIVIPETGFIKIGKNWTAVVNFKIYNFLVEKNQTLQSSVYGPMRFLFKNHVFAYTWKKLTLVFPKEMYVVNLAPAPKELTENVAVWENGDYLPIISITFNETVFERERSNTTTIIPFEEFLNKTTKIITIKYDTFGGVVYFNGTMTGMKPQQYHIAKLIDEFNRTMDLIKFDIKSTENGVTFSGEAKPMLQYKETMTKKTWNVTVKLPFKFDKVHIVPPNNQDVVMVSNKITENKVTMVFEEKKICGPGIVVGLALLPLLLRKRRR is encoded by the coding sequence ATGAGAAAGGGCATTGTGCTTGTTCTAATGTTCATCACTGCATTGAGTTTTGCTAATCAAGCTTTTGCTTACGAGCCACAAAGGCTTTTTGACATAGAAATGTATATAACAGTCTATCCCAGCGGAACTGCAATGGTTAAAATAAACGCTAAGCTGATAGACCCTGCATTTATTGCACACCTCACCAATTTAAACATTTCAAATCCCCAAAGTGCCAACAATGAGTTCCAAAAGATGGTTTACTCCCTCATTTATAGAAACTTCAAGAGAGAAGTGGAAGAAAAATCCAAAGAGGCTATGATTGTCATCCCAGAGACAGGTTTTATTAAAATTGGCAAAAACTGGACTGCAGTTGTGAATTTTAAGATATACAATTTCCTCGTTGAGAAAAATCAGACACTCCAGAGCTCTGTATATGGTCCAATGCGTTTCTTATTCAAAAACCATGTCTTTGCATATACCTGGAAGAAGCTGACGCTTGTATTTCCAAAGGAAATGTATGTTGTAAACCTAGCTCCAGCTCCAAAAGAGCTGACAGAAAACGTTGCAGTTTGGGAAAACGGAGACTACCTGCCAATAATATCAATAACTTTCAATGAGACAGTTTTTGAGAGGGAGAGGTCAAATACCACGACAATAATCCCATTTGAAGAGTTCCTCAACAAAACTACAAAAATAATAACAATCAAATACGATACCTTCGGAGGTGTAGTTTACTTCAATGGAACAATGACTGGAATGAAGCCTCAGCAGTATCACATTGCAAAGCTCATTGATGAATTTAACAGAACCATGGATTTAATCAAATTTGACATAAAAAGCACAGAAAACGGCGTAACTTTTTCTGGAGAGGCAAAGCCAATGCTTCAATATAAAGAAACGATGACAAAAAAGACATGGAATGTCACGGTAAAGCTTCCTTTCAAGTTTGACAAGGTCCATATAGTGCCACCTAATAACCAAGACGTTGTAATGGTGAGCAACAAAATTACCGAAAACAAGGTCACCATGGTGTTTGAGGAGAAGAAAATCTGTGGGCCTGGGATTGTCGTGGGATTAGCTTTACTACCGCTGCTTCTGAGAAAACGCAGGAGGTGA
- a CDS encoding flavin reductase family protein, translating into MNAYRLLYPMRTYLIVSGHGEEVNVMAADWVTILSHEPFMVGVAVSPKRYTHRLISKYKEFVVSVPSLDMLRDVWIAGTKSGPSKLKEMNITLVPSMKIDTPSIREALANIECRVVDARDYGDHTWFVSEVVGWSYKGEAFKNGKPNLKFKFLAHAAWTDFVTFEDKIYKTE; encoded by the coding sequence GTGAATGCATATAGGCTATTGTACCCGATGAGAACCTATCTGATAGTTTCAGGCCACGGCGAGGAAGTGAATGTTATGGCAGCTGATTGGGTAACTATACTATCACACGAACCGTTTATGGTTGGAGTGGCAGTCTCACCAAAGAGATATACTCACAGACTAATCAGCAAATACAAAGAGTTCGTTGTGAGCGTTCCAAGCTTGGATATGCTTAGAGATGTTTGGATTGCCGGAACAAAGAGCGGTCCATCAAAGCTTAAGGAAATGAACATTACTTTGGTACCCTCAATGAAAATAGACACACCTAGCATAAGGGAGGCATTGGCAAACATTGAGTGCAGAGTTGTTGATGCAAGGGATTATGGTGACCACACGTGGTTTGTTAGTGAAGTTGTTGGCTGGAGCTACAAAGGTGAGGCATTCAAAAATGGCAAGCCAAACTTGAAGTTCAAATTCCTAGCCCATGCAGCATGGACGGACTTTGTGACTTTTGAGGATAAGATTTACAAAACAGAATAA
- the arcC gene encoding carbamate kinase translates to MRKRVVIALGGNAILQRGQNGTYEEQMENVRKTAKQIVDIILDNDYEVVITHGNGPQVGALLLHMDAGQQLYGIPAQPMDVAGAMTQGQIGYMIQQAITNELKRRGIYKPVATVVTQVLVDKNDPAFQNPSKPVGPFYDEETAKKLAKEKGWVIVEDAGRGWRRVVPSPDPKDIIEKDIIRDLVEKGFIVIASGGGGIPVIEENGQLKGVEAVIDKDLAGEKLAEVVNADIFMILTDVNGAAINYGKPNEKWLHKVTVEELKKYYAEGHFKKGSMGPKVLAAIRFVEWGGERAVIAALDKAVEALEGKTGTQVVKE, encoded by the coding sequence ATGAGGAAGAGAGTTGTCATTGCATTGGGTGGAAACGCTATTCTTCAGAGAGGTCAAAATGGGACTTATGAGGAACAGATGGAAAATGTGAGGAAAACTGCAAAGCAGATTGTTGATATAATTCTTGACAACGATTATGAGGTTGTAATCACCCATGGAAATGGCCCTCAGGTTGGGGCTCTTCTTCTGCACATGGATGCTGGGCAGCAACTTTATGGAATTCCGGCTCAGCCGATGGATGTTGCTGGGGCAATGACTCAAGGGCAGATAGGTTATATGATACAGCAGGCTATAACAAACGAGCTCAAGCGGAGGGGAATTTACAAGCCTGTTGCAACAGTTGTGACTCAAGTTTTAGTTGATAAAAACGATCCAGCTTTTCAAAACCCTTCTAAGCCAGTTGGACCATTCTACGATGAGGAAACAGCCAAAAAGCTTGCCAAAGAGAAGGGATGGGTTATTGTAGAAGATGCCGGTAGAGGGTGGAGAAGGGTCGTTCCATCACCAGATCCCAAGGATATAATTGAGAAGGACATAATCAGAGATTTGGTTGAGAAAGGCTTTATTGTGATTGCTTCTGGCGGTGGTGGGATTCCCGTAATAGAGGAAAATGGGCAGCTCAAAGGTGTTGAGGCTGTCATTGATAAGGATTTGGCTGGAGAAAAGCTGGCTGAGGTTGTTAATGCCGATATCTTCATGATCCTTACAGATGTGAATGGAGCGGCAATAAACTATGGAAAGCCGAATGAAAAATGGCTCCATAAAGTTACTGTTGAGGAGCTCAAGAAGTATTATGCAGAGGGGCACTTCAAGAAGGGCAGCATGGGGCCTAAGGTTTTAGCGGCCATAAGATTTGTAGAATGGGGCGGTGAAAGAGCTGTCATTGCTGCACTTGATAAAGCAGTTGAAGCATTGGAGGGCAAAACTGGAACCCAAGTTGTCAAAGAGTGA
- a CDS encoding NAD(P)/FAD-dependent oxidoreductase: protein MRVVTIGAGLGGLLTSAFLAKAGHEVVVLEKSSFIGGRFTNLPYKGFQLSTGALHMVPHGEDGPLAHLLKLLNANVKIVNSNPKGKFFIDGKLYHYREGWKYLSLKEKAKAMKLLAEIKANRLPKGEEAQMNAWEWLRDKIGENEFAYLFIKSFLGWAVSLTPEEVPAIELAKEIKATLKWGGPGLIKGGCKAVTDELARIVRENGGKIITRKKVVEAEESKVVTADGEEYFYDILISNIGIKETVELFGRENFDREYLKKLDSLKPAEGIKINIALKGKPRIGNTVVFTLDTKRINGYNEPSALSPELAKEGYTLIMTHQALRGRNIKKEQKLGIEDLHYLFPELEEENILLMQTYLDGNPVNRVASGQHLDFPMENVYIVGDANKGDGGIEVEGIALGVMKVLQALGLGRFDEWYL from the coding sequence ATGAGAGTTGTAACAATTGGCGCTGGTCTTGGAGGTCTTTTAACTTCAGCATTTTTAGCAAAAGCCGGTCATGAAGTAGTTGTCCTAGAGAAATCATCTTTTATTGGGGGCAGATTCACGAACTTGCCGTACAAGGGTTTTCAGCTCTCAACTGGAGCTTTGCATATGGTTCCTCACGGTGAGGACGGACCGTTAGCTCATCTTCTCAAGCTTCTCAACGCCAATGTGAAAATAGTGAACTCAAACCCAAAAGGGAAGTTCTTCATTGATGGAAAGCTTTATCACTACAGAGAAGGGTGGAAGTATCTTAGCCTGAAGGAGAAAGCTAAAGCAATGAAGCTTTTGGCAGAGATAAAAGCAAACCGTCTACCGAAAGGAGAAGAGGCTCAGATGAATGCTTGGGAGTGGTTGAGAGATAAAATTGGAGAGAATGAATTTGCTTATCTCTTCATAAAGAGCTTTCTCGGCTGGGCTGTGAGCTTAACCCCAGAGGAAGTTCCGGCGATTGAACTGGCTAAAGAGATTAAGGCTACGCTTAAGTGGGGAGGCCCAGGGCTGATTAAGGGTGGCTGTAAAGCTGTGACGGATGAGCTTGCTAGAATAGTCAGAGAGAATGGCGGAAAGATAATAACGAGAAAAAAGGTCGTTGAGGCTGAAGAGAGTAAAGTTGTTACAGCAGATGGTGAGGAGTATTTTTATGACATCTTAATCTCAAACATTGGAATTAAAGAGACTGTCGAGCTCTTTGGACGGGAGAACTTTGACAGAGAATATCTCAAAAAACTCGATTCATTAAAACCAGCGGAAGGGATAAAGATTAACATTGCACTGAAAGGAAAGCCAAGAATTGGGAATACAGTAGTGTTTACCCTTGATACAAAGAGAATTAACGGCTACAATGAGCCTTCAGCTTTGAGCCCAGAATTAGCTAAGGAAGGCTACACTTTGATTATGACTCACCAAGCTCTGAGGGGCAGAAACATAAAGAAGGAGCAGAAACTGGGCATTGAAGACTTGCACTACCTCTTTCCAGAGCTTGAGGAGGAAAATATTCTCCTAATGCAGACATATCTTGACGGAAATCCAGTTAACAGAGTAGCCTCTGGGCAGCACTTGGACTTTCCGATGGAGAATGTTTACATCGTTGGGGATGCCAACAAAGGTGATGGCGGAATAGAGGTCGAAGGAATTGCTCTCGGAGTTATGAAAGTCCTTCAAGCTCTAGGACTTGGAAGATTCGATGAGTGGTACCTCTAA
- the arcS gene encoding archaeosine synthase subunit alpha, with the protein MEILKHEGPGRLGLVRLKDKSFRTPALVNVDFTLSPFNSYFYPKDFSEYDFNLAPSIPISFYTPSEIVEKAFSRLTNIDYSNFNAFYLPAIRDVERLERFLDEILANNSFDALYLGNSKVLVKDYRRFVQTLRMIREKDPNLMIITDLEPFFYPLAVYLGVDAFDTRSLKLYDFHKKAFTMYSPLLWEEGENSLEFAEKVISLVRRALEEGKLRYLVENFFYTQSHAGILRIADKEHSGYLEKYTPIQKDTVYFISDASQNRPEVKRWHQRVIERFDPPKAELLLLFPCSAKKPYSRSRSHTLYRKALQEALGSGIYKIHELILTSPFGVVPREWEWLAKYDIVVTGHWSEEEISSAAELLAKILEKYPDIPIVAHLDEAYVEIAKRASEMSGKEIIFVPVKNGTTSRESLNALKKTLEELGLDLKAGKEDRTYRFYENIRKIFDFYFGIGAGGAVLPDDAQIKGSRMLRIFVEGKQTGTFQDGVISVTPYGMQRIYEATKSYYVRIDFDLRGDVFAVGVNEADSKIRPDDLVAVVRDEQVVAVGKAVLSGEEMIKARRGVAVKVKKRA; encoded by the coding sequence ATGGAGATCCTCAAACATGAAGGTCCTGGAAGGCTGGGGTTAGTTAGGTTAAAGGATAAATCTTTCAGGACTCCTGCTTTGGTGAATGTAGACTTTACCTTATCTCCCTTCAATTCCTACTTCTATCCGAAAGACTTTTCTGAATATGACTTCAACTTAGCCCCTTCCATACCGATAAGCTTCTACACGCCGAGCGAGATTGTGGAAAAAGCGTTTTCCCGTTTAACTAACATTGATTACTCAAACTTCAATGCTTTTTACCTTCCAGCAATTAGAGACGTTGAAAGGCTTGAGAGGTTTTTAGATGAAATTTTAGCTAACAACAGCTTTGATGCCCTCTATTTGGGCAATTCAAAGGTTTTAGTTAAAGATTATCGCAGATTTGTGCAGACCTTGAGAATGATTAGGGAAAAAGACCCCAATTTAATGATAATCACCGATCTGGAACCTTTCTTTTATCCTTTGGCCGTTTATCTTGGCGTTGATGCATTCGATACGCGCTCTCTAAAGCTGTATGATTTTCACAAAAAAGCTTTCACCATGTATTCACCTCTGCTCTGGGAGGAGGGAGAGAACTCTCTGGAGTTTGCTGAAAAAGTTATCTCCCTCGTGAGGAGAGCCCTTGAAGAAGGCAAGCTGAGGTATTTAGTTGAGAACTTCTTCTACACTCAGAGCCATGCGGGAATTTTGAGGATAGCTGATAAAGAGCATAGTGGCTATCTCGAAAAGTACACTCCAATTCAGAAAGATACTGTCTATTTCATTAGCGATGCTTCTCAAAACAGACCCGAAGTTAAAAGGTGGCACCAGAGAGTAATAGAAAGATTCGATCCTCCAAAAGCTGAGCTTTTGCTTTTATTCCCATGCTCGGCTAAAAAGCCTTATTCGAGATCAAGGAGCCACACTCTCTATAGAAAAGCTCTGCAAGAAGCTTTAGGCTCTGGGATTTATAAGATTCACGAACTTATTCTAACTTCTCCTTTCGGTGTTGTTCCAAGGGAGTGGGAGTGGCTGGCTAAGTATGATATCGTAGTCACTGGGCATTGGAGTGAGGAAGAGATAAGCTCAGCAGCAGAGCTTTTGGCGAAAATCCTTGAGAAGTATCCAGATATCCCAATAGTTGCTCACCTCGATGAGGCTTACGTCGAGATTGCAAAAAGAGCAAGCGAAATGAGCGGAAAGGAAATAATTTTTGTCCCCGTTAAAAACGGCACAACGTCAAGAGAAAGTCTAAATGCTTTGAAGAAAACCCTTGAAGAACTCGGCTTAGATTTAAAGGCTGGAAAAGAAGATAGAACTTATCGCTTCTATGAGAACATTAGGAAAATCTTTGACTTCTACTTTGGTATTGGAGCTGGAGGTGCTGTTCTTCCAGATGACGCCCAAATTAAGGGCTCAAGGATGCTGAGGATTTTCGTCGAAGGAAAGCAAACCGGAACTTTCCAAGATGGTGTGATAAGCGTGACTCCTTACGGAATGCAGCGCATTTACGAGGCGACAAAGAGCTATTATGTTAGGATTGACTTCGATTTAAGGGGAGATGTGTTTGCTGTTGGCGTGAATGAGGCTGATAGCAAAATAAGACCTGATGATTTGGTCGCTGTCGTGAGAGATGAACAAGTTGTTGCCGTTGGAAAAGCTGTTCTAAGCGGGGAAGAGATGATCAAAGCGAGAAGAGGAGTTGCCGTTAAAGTTAAGAAGAGGGCTTAG
- a CDS encoding DUF835 domain-containing protein, protein MVNITSLFYRVFLFLMILSLTVFISLRVNKYPRNLRLLMMLAAVFSAIGTLGRLVDVLVLFIHIPFSNEIHVITHIISIGGLIWIFISMMKTLESYYIPLTSIGTSEEKRKPPGTAYLVLSSEITQEIAKLMRNLKGPVLIFTRHPHLYNKSNNVKIVWITTADSKGVSPTALHVLQDIAIRFTSENNGTTVIIDCLEYLIIYNGFRGVFKFLVSLKDYLMIKGATLILFVDPMTLKESEVALLRREFHHS, encoded by the coding sequence ATGGTAAATATAACCTCTCTCTTTTACAGAGTTTTTCTATTTCTAATGATACTCTCTTTAACTGTTTTCATCAGCCTCAGAGTTAACAAGTACCCAAGAAATCTGAGGCTCTTAATGATGCTGGCTGCTGTGTTCTCAGCAATTGGAACCCTTGGCAGGCTCGTAGATGTGCTGGTTTTGTTCATTCACATACCTTTTTCCAATGAAATTCACGTCATAACTCATATCATCTCAATTGGAGGTTTAATTTGGATATTCATCTCGATGATGAAAACCCTAGAGAGTTATTATATTCCCCTTACCTCCATTGGCACTTCTGAAGAAAAGAGAAAACCCCCCGGAACAGCATATCTTGTGCTATCTTCAGAAATCACTCAAGAGATTGCCAAGCTTATGCGAAACCTCAAAGGCCCAGTGCTGATTTTCACCAGGCATCCTCACCTATATAACAAAAGCAACAACGTTAAAATAGTGTGGATAACAACGGCAGATTCCAAAGGAGTTTCACCTACTGCTCTTCATGTTCTTCAAGACATAGCAATAAGATTTACGTCTGAAAACAACGGTACTACGGTTATCATAGATTGTCTGGAGTATCTCATTATTTACAATGGCTTTAGAGGCGTCTTTAAGTTCCTAGTGAGCTTAAAAGACTATCTGATGATAAAAGGAGCAACGCTCATACTATTCGTCGATCCCATGACACTAAAAGAATCAGAAGTTGCCCTATTAAGGAGAGAGTTCCACCATTCATGA
- the coaD gene encoding phosphopantetheine adenylyltransferase, translating into MKKYKKVVVGGTFDRLHLGHKALLRKAFEVGKYVYIGLTSDEMIKNKLYAEKILPYEVRLRDLVKFFEVNGYKNYRIIKIHNAIGFADKLKSLEAIVVSEETYKGALIVNKAREEKGLNPLAIVKIGIVKSKLGYKISSSLIRAGLIDPFGNPKR; encoded by the coding sequence ATGAAGAAATATAAAAAAGTCGTAGTCGGTGGGACTTTCGATAGACTGCATTTAGGACATAAAGCTTTACTTAGAAAAGCATTTGAGGTTGGAAAATACGTCTACATTGGTTTAACATCTGATGAAATGATTAAGAACAAGCTTTATGCTGAAAAAATTCTCCCTTATGAAGTCCGCTTGAGGGATTTAGTGAAGTTCTTTGAAGTTAACGGATACAAAAATTACCGCATAATAAAAATCCACAATGCGATAGGATTTGCTGACAAGCTGAAAAGCTTAGAAGCAATTGTCGTTAGTGAAGAAACATATAAGGGTGCACTGATAGTTAATAAAGCGAGGGAGGAAAAAGGATTAAACCCCTTGGCAATTGTAAAAATAGGAATAGTTAAGAGCAAGCTAGGATACAAGATAAGCTCATCCCTCATAAGGGCTGGTCTTATTGACCCATTTGGAAATCCCAAGAGGTGA
- a CDS encoding bifunctional N(6)-L-threonylcarbamoyladenine synthase/serine/threonine protein kinase, translating to MIALGIEGTAHTLGIGIVTEDKVLANVFDTLTTEKGGIHPKEAAEHHAKLMKPLLKKALQEAKISIEDVDVIAFSQGPGLGPCLRVVATAARALAIKYNKPIVGVNHCIAHVEITKMFGIKDPVGLYVSGGNTQVLALEGKRYRVFGETLDIGIGNALDTFAREIGLGFPGGPKIEKLAQKGEKYIELPYAVKGMDLSFSGLLTEAVRKFKSGKYRIEDIAYSFQETAFAALVEVTERAVAHTEKEEVVLVGGVAANNRLREMLKIMTEDRGVKFFVPPYDLCRDNGAMIAYTGLRMYKAGITFRIEETIVNQRFRTDEVEVVW from the coding sequence ATGATTGCTTTAGGAATTGAAGGAACAGCACATACATTGGGCATTGGGATAGTTACCGAAGATAAAGTCCTCGCCAACGTATTTGATACTCTCACCACTGAGAAAGGGGGAATTCACCCCAAAGAAGCTGCCGAGCATCACGCAAAGCTCATGAAGCCTCTCTTAAAGAAAGCCCTTCAAGAAGCCAAAATTTCAATTGAAGATGTTGATGTTATAGCTTTTTCTCAGGGTCCAGGGTTAGGGCCTTGTCTGAGAGTAGTTGCCACAGCAGCGAGGGCTCTAGCGATAAAGTACAACAAGCCAATTGTAGGCGTAAACCATTGCATTGCCCACGTCGAAATAACGAAGATGTTTGGGATTAAAGACCCTGTCGGCTTGTATGTAAGCGGCGGAAACACTCAAGTTTTAGCCCTCGAAGGCAAAAGATACAGGGTCTTTGGAGAGACTTTGGATATCGGAATCGGAAATGCCCTCGACACTTTTGCAAGAGAGATTGGGTTAGGCTTTCCAGGTGGGCCTAAAATTGAAAAGCTCGCCCAAAAGGGAGAGAAATACATTGAATTACCTTATGCCGTCAAAGGTATGGATTTAAGCTTTTCAGGTCTTTTAACTGAAGCCGTTAGAAAGTTCAAAAGCGGAAAATACAGAATCGAAGACATAGCATATTCCTTCCAAGAGACGGCATTTGCCGCACTGGTTGAGGTTACTGAAAGAGCAGTAGCACATACTGAAAAAGAGGAGGTAGTTTTGGTAGGTGGAGTTGCTGCAAACAACCGATTAAGAGAGATGTTAAAGATAATGACAGAGGACAGAGGGGTTAAGTTCTTTGTCCCGCCTTACGATTTGTGTCGTGATAATGGTGCAATGATAGCCTACACCGGTCTGAGAATGTACAAAGCTGGCATAACATTTAGAATCGAGGAGACGATTGTCAATCAAAGGTTTAGAACAGATGAGGTTGAGGTGGTATGGTAA
- a CDS encoding acetate--CoA ligase family protein: MDLDFFFYPSSVAIFGSFKKGAIAYEILKNIVEGGFEGKVIPINPKGGKLEISGKKFGIKKKLDEKVDVAIIAIPAKLVPELIEEIGDKIKGAVVISAGFSEIGNIELERELVKKARGKGVRIIGPNCAGIFGVHGKFFSSFEVRVEKGGLALISQSGAFGGAALAMGNEEGIGFSAFVSYGNAADLTESDFLRYFADDENTRIIALYIEGVKDGRKFIEALKYATSKKPVIILKAGKSESGSKAAQSHTGSLAGSYEIYKAAFAQFGAIEVEEMEELFDAAKAFEMYEKAGKRIAIITNSGGPGVLATDKAERLGLEIAKLSEETVKALREFLPPQCSVKNPIDLIADADYERYKRTIEIVGKDENVDALLVICVPPIFIPSEEIAKAVIDAKCEKPIIVNFMAGELVREGVKLLAERGIKNFLTPERAAKALYWLSLREKI; this comes from the coding sequence ATGGATTTAGACTTCTTCTTTTATCCTTCTTCCGTTGCGATATTTGGTTCTTTCAAAAAGGGAGCGATAGCTTATGAAATTCTAAAAAACATTGTTGAGGGAGGCTTTGAAGGGAAGGTAATTCCCATCAATCCAAAAGGGGGAAAACTAGAAATTTCTGGAAAGAAGTTTGGGATAAAGAAAAAGCTCGACGAAAAAGTGGACGTTGCTATAATAGCAATTCCCGCAAAGCTAGTTCCGGAATTAATTGAGGAAATTGGGGACAAAATTAAGGGTGCCGTTGTTATTTCTGCTGGTTTTAGTGAGATTGGAAATATTGAACTTGAGAGAGAATTGGTTAAAAAAGCGAGAGGGAAGGGAGTTAGAATTATTGGACCAAACTGTGCTGGAATCTTTGGAGTTCATGGCAAATTCTTCAGTTCCTTTGAGGTTAGGGTTGAAAAAGGAGGCTTAGCTTTAATTTCTCAAAGCGGAGCCTTTGGTGGAGCAGCTTTAGCAATGGGGAATGAAGAAGGAATTGGCTTCTCCGCTTTTGTATCCTATGGAAACGCCGCAGATTTAACGGAGAGCGACTTTTTAAGATACTTCGCTGACGATGAGAATACTAGGATAATAGCTTTGTACATTGAAGGTGTCAAAGATGGGAGAAAGTTCATTGAAGCTTTGAAATATGCTACATCCAAAAAGCCCGTGATAATTTTAAAAGCTGGAAAGAGCGAGAGCGGTTCAAAGGCTGCTCAGAGCCATACTGGTTCATTAGCTGGCAGCTATGAAATTTATAAAGCAGCATTTGCCCAGTTTGGCGCAATAGAGGTTGAAGAGATGGAGGAGCTTTTTGATGCCGCCAAGGCCTTTGAGATGTATGAGAAAGCTGGAAAGAGAATAGCAATTATAACAAACTCTGGCGGGCCTGGAGTTTTGGCAACGGACAAAGCTGAACGCTTAGGCTTGGAGATTGCAAAGCTTAGTGAGGAAACTGTAAAAGCTCTCAGAGAATTTCTACCTCCCCAGTGTTCCGTTAAGAATCCCATAGACCTAATTGCGGATGCTGATTATGAAAGATACAAGAGAACAATTGAGATTGTTGGGAAAGATGAAAACGTTGACGCCTTGCTTGTAATCTGTGTGCCTCCAATTTTCATCCCAAGTGAAGAGATAGCAAAAGCTGTAATTGATGCAAAATGCGAGAAGCCAATAATAGTGAACTTCATGGCTGGAGAGCTCGTTAGAGAAGGAGTTAAGCTTCTGGCGGAGAGAGGAATTAAGAACTTTCTAACACCCGAAAGAGCGGCAAAAGCACTGTATTGGCTCAGCTTGAGGGAAAAGATTTAA